A window of Clostridioides sp. ES-S-0010-02 genomic DNA:
CTAGTGCTGTATATTTAGTGTACTTATTGATTTTTTTCTTTCCTTCTTCACCAGATTTTTGAAGTTCTGCTAAACTTTCAAAACCTACTGTTAGAAGCTGTATTATGATTGATGCAGTAATATATGGACTTATACCCAAAGCAAATAGTGAAAAGTTACTAAATGCTCCACCAGTAAACATATTATACAGAGAAAGTAGACTATTGCCGCCTACCATCTTTTGTATAATACTAGTGTCTATACCTGGAACTGGTATTGTAGTACCTATTCTGAATATCACGATCATCATAAGTGTATACATTACTTTTTTTCTTACTGCTTTAATCTTCCAAGCTTGTTTTAATTTTGACAGCACGCTAATTCACCCCGCCTGTACTGGCTAGGAGATTAGCAGGTTATTATACTAACTCTGCTTTTCCACCAGCTTTTTCTATTTTTTCTTGAGCTGAAGCTGTAAATTTAGCAGCTTTAACAGTTAAAGCTTTTTCTAAATTACCTTCACCTAAGATTTTAATTCCATCTTTACCTATTTTGCTTATAGTTTTAGTAGATTTTAATAATTCTGCAGTTATTTCTGTTCCATTTTCAAATCTGTTTAAAACTTCAACATTAACTTCTGTGTAAACTTTCTTAAATATGTTATTGAAACCTCTCTTAGGAAGTCTTCTAGCTAGTGGCATTTGTCCACCTTCGAACCCTACTCTTACTCCACCACCAGAACGAGACCATTGACCTTTTTGTCCACGTCCTGCAGTTTTACCTTGTCCAGTTGCAGTACCTCTACCTAATCTTCTCTTAGCTCTCACTGCACCTTCAGCAGGTTTTAACTCATGTAACTTCATGGATTGCACCTCCTTGCACTACTTTTTAAAAATTATTCAGCTATTTCAGTTACTTCTAATAAATGACTTACTTTTTTTATCATACCTCTTACTTGAGCATTGTCTTCTTTTACAATAACTTGTTCTCTTTTTCTTAATCCTAACGCTTCAACATTCTTTTTTTGGTTAGGAGTAGTTCCTATAACACTTCTAACTAATTTTATTTGTAATTTAGCCATTTTACACTACCTCCTTACCCTAGAAGTTCTTCAACTTTTTTACCTCTAAGTTTAGCTATATCTTCAACTGTTTTTAGAGAATTAAGTCCTTCTATTGTAGCATTTACCATATTTCTTGGATTGTTAGATCCTAAAGATTTAGCTCTAACGTCTTTTAGTCCAGCTAACTCAAGTACGGCTCTAGCAGGTCCCCCAGCTATTACTCCTGTACCTTCTACAGCAGGCATTATTAATATATTTCCAGCACCAAAGTGTCCGCGTACTTCGTGAGGAATTGTAGTCCCAACCATTGGCACTACTATTAGATTTTTCTTAGCATCTTCAACTGCTTTTTTTATAGCATCTGGTACTTCCATTGCTTTCCCAGCACCTATACCAACGTGTCCGTTTTCATCTCCAACAACTACTAACGCTGCAAATCTGAAGTTTCTACCACCTTTTACAACCTTAGTAACACGTCTTACTTCAACAACTTTTTCTTGTAAGTCAAGTTGTCCTGCATCTATCGGCTTACGACGTAGCATGTATTTTTCCCTCCTTCGTATTAGAACTTAAGACCAGCTTCTCTAGCACTTTCAGCTAATTCTTGAATTCTTCCATGATATAAGTATCCACCTCTGTCAAATACAACTTCAGTGATTCCTTTTTCAACAGCTTTTTTAGCAACTAATTCTCCAACTTTCTTAGCTGCTTCCTTATTTCCTGTATGATTAACAGCACTCTTAACTTCTGCTTCTAAAGAAGATGCAGCAACTAGAGTTACTCTGTTTGTGTCATCTATTATTTGAGCATATATATTGTTAGCACTTCTAAATACACATAATCTTGGTCTTTGAGCAGTACCGCTTATTTTTCTACGAACTCTCTTATGTCTTTGAAGTCTATTAGCATTTTTATCAGCCTTTTTTAACACCTAGCTCACTCCTTTCTAGCGTTTAAGTTTTGGTATTATTTTTTACCAGTTTTTCCTTCTTTACGTCTGATTACTTCATCAACGTATTTTATACCTTTACCTTTGTATGGCTCTGGCTTTCTCCAAGCTCTTATTTTAGCAGCATAGTTTCCTACTAATTGCTTGTCTATACCTTTTACTATTAACTCAGTTTGGTTTGGAGCTTCAACAGTTATTCCTTCTGGATCTTCCATTTCAACTGGATGAGAGAAACCTAAGTTCATAACTAATTTTTTCCCTTGTTTTTGAGCTCTGTATCCAACACCTTTTAGTTCTAATTTCTTTTCGAAACCAGTATTTACACCTACAACCATATTATCTAATAAAGTTCTAGTTAATCCGTGTAAAGATCTGTGTTTTTTATTATCAGTTGGTCTTTCAACCATTATTGTATTTTCTTCTTTTTTTATATTTAACTCAGCACTTAATTGTTTAGTTAAAGTTCCCTTTGGACCTTTTACTGTAACTAAATTTCCTTCAGCTATAGTAACTTCAACACCTGCTGGTATTATTATTGGCTTAACACCTATTCTTGACATGGTCGCACCTCCTTACATTGTTCATATTAATTACCAAACGTAGCAGATTACTTCTCCACCAACATTTTCTTTTCTAGCTTGCTTGTCAGTTAATATTCCTTTTGAAGTAGATATTACTGATATTCCTAATCCATTTAATACTTTTGGTATTTCGTGGTTAGCAGCGTAAACTCTCATTCCAGGCTTAGATATTTTCTTAAGACCTGTGATAACTCTTTCGCCTTCTTGTCCGTACTTTAATTGTATTCTTATGATACCTTGTTTTCCATCTTCTATAACATCATAACCTCTTATGAAACCTTCTTCTAATAAGATTCTAGCTAACTCTTTCTTCATATTAGAAGCTGGAACATCTACAGTTTCATGCTTAACAACATTAGCATTTCTTATACGAGTAAGCATATCTGCAATTGGATCTGTCATTGTCATTTTGTAGCCCTCCTTCCATTCTAATCAAGCTTCTACCAGCTTGCTTTTCTAACACCAGGTATTTGACCTTTATAAGCTAATTCTCTAAAGCATATACGGCATATACCAAATTTTTTCAAAACTGAATGCGGTCTTCCGCATATAGTACATCTAGTGTATTCTCTAGTAGCGTACTTTTGCTTTCTTTGTTGTTTAACAACCATCGCTTTTCTAGCCACGGGAATCCCTCCTTTGCTTACTTAGAAAATGGCATTCCTAATAATTTTAATAATTCACGAGCTTCTTCGTCAGTTTTTGCTGTAGTAACGAATATTATATCCATTCCTCTTACTTTATCAATTTTATCATATTCTATTTCAGGGAATATTAATTGTTCTTTAACTCCTAAAGCATAGTTTCCTCTACCATCAAAAGCATTAGGGTTAACACCTCTAAAGTCTCTAACTCTTGGTAAAGAAACTGATACTAATTTGTCCATAAAGTAGAACATTTTGTCAGCTCTTAATGTAACTTTTGTTCCTATTGGCATTCCTTCTCTTAGTTTGAAGTTAGCAACAGATTTTCTAGCTTTAGTTATAACAGGCTTTTGTCCTGATATTATTTCTAATTCTTCAACGCCTTTTTCTAATCCTTTTGGATTTTCTCTAGCGTCACCTATACCCATGTTAATAACTATTTTGTTTAACTTAGGTATCTCCATTACGTTTTTATATCCAAATTTCTCCATTAAAGCAGGAGCAACTTCTTTCATGTATTTTTCTTGTAATCTAGAAGCCATTTAAGGTCCCTCCTTTCAAGCAATATTTATTATAATTCTTTTCCGCTCTTTGCTGATACTCTTACTTTTGTGCCATCTTTTACTTCATATCTTACTCTAACGCCTTTTCCTGTTTCAGGATCAAATGGCATTACATTAGATATGTGTATTGGGGCTTCTTTGTTTATTATTCCACCTTGTTGGTTAATAGCACTTGGTTTTTGATGTTTAGTTATTACGTTTACACCTTCAACTAATACTTTATCAGCTTTAGGGTATACCTTTAAAACTGAACCTTTTTTACCTTTATCTTTACCTGCTATAACTACAACAGTGTCACCTTTTTTAACACGCATCATGTCCTATTGCACCTCCTTA
This region includes:
- the rplO gene encoding 50S ribosomal protein L15, with the translated sequence MKLHELKPAEGAVRAKRRLGRGTATGQGKTAGRGQKGQWSRSGGGVRVGFEGGQMPLARRLPKRGFNNIFKKVYTEVNVEVLNRFENGTEITAELLKSTKTISKIGKDGIKILGEGNLEKALTVKAAKFTASAQEKIEKAGGKAELV
- the rplX gene encoding 50S ribosomal protein L24, which gives rise to MRVKKGDTVVVIAGKDKGKKGSVLKVYPKADKVLVEGVNVITKHQKPSAINQQGGIINKEAPIHISNVMPFDPETGKGVRVRYEVKDGTKVRVSAKSGKEL
- the rpmD gene encoding 50S ribosomal protein L30; this encodes MAKLQIKLVRSVIGTTPNQKKNVEALGLRKREQVIVKEDNAQVRGMIKKVSHLLEVTEIAE
- the rplF gene encoding 50S ribosomal protein L6, with translation MSRIGVKPIIIPAGVEVTIAEGNLVTVKGPKGTLTKQLSAELNIKKEENTIMVERPTDNKKHRSLHGLTRTLLDNMVVGVNTGFEKKLELKGVGYRAQKQGKKLVMNLGFSHPVEMEDPEGITVEAPNQTELIVKGIDKQLVGNYAAKIRAWRKPEPYKGKGIKYVDEVIRRKEGKTGKK
- the rpsE gene encoding 30S ribosomal protein S5, with translation MLRRKPIDAGQLDLQEKVVEVRRVTKVVKGGRNFRFAALVVVGDENGHVGIGAGKAMEVPDAIKKAVEDAKKNLIVVPMVGTTIPHEVRGHFGAGNILIMPAVEGTGVIAGGPARAVLELAGLKDVRAKSLGSNNPRNMVNATIEGLNSLKTVEDIAKLRGKKVEELLG
- the rplR gene encoding 50S ribosomal protein L18, coding for MLKKADKNANRLQRHKRVRRKISGTAQRPRLCVFRSANNIYAQIIDDTNRVTLVAASSLEAEVKSAVNHTGNKEAAKKVGELVAKKAVEKGITEVVFDRGGYLYHGRIQELAESAREAGLKF
- the rplE gene encoding 50S ribosomal protein L5 translates to MASRLQEKYMKEVAPALMEKFGYKNVMEIPKLNKIVINMGIGDARENPKGLEKGVEELEIISGQKPVITKARKSVANFKLREGMPIGTKVTLRADKMFYFMDKLVSVSLPRVRDFRGVNPNAFDGRGNYALGVKEQLIFPEIEYDKIDKVRGMDIIFVTTAKTDEEARELLKLLGMPFSK
- the rpsH gene encoding 30S ribosomal protein S8, which produces MTMTDPIADMLTRIRNANVVKHETVDVPASNMKKELARILLEEGFIRGYDVIEDGKQGIIRIQLKYGQEGERVITGLKKISKPGMRVYAANHEIPKVLNGLGISVISTSKGILTDKQARKENVGGEVICYVW
- a CDS encoding type Z 30S ribosomal protein S14, with product MARKAMVVKQQRKQKYATREYTRCTICGRPHSVLKKFGICRICFRELAYKGQIPGVRKASW